In the Helianthus annuus cultivar XRQ/B chromosome 11, HanXRQr2.0-SUNRISE, whole genome shotgun sequence genome, one interval contains:
- the LOC110901692 gene encoding receptor-like protein 43, giving the protein MEALALRYNEIEGLVPNWIWNNSQETLQMIDLANNFITGFDQHPQLLPWVCLEFFDMSYNKLQGRLPMSPHTIVAYDVSNNYLNGEIPPWICELKFLQFLDLSSNKMTGTLPSCFGNLYNSLSVLDLKQNSFHGPMMNTCTQGSPLKKIDLSENQFSGQVSKSLADCIKLEFLSLAANSFEDVFPLWLGTLPDLQVLILRSNKFYGAIQGLSSISPLFLKLRIIDISNNGFSGQLPHKSFQTWNAMKSVYQGRSAAMGSVIPFTSFGTFPFTYSMTLTTKGVKLEYKKILNIFVAIDLSCNNFEGQIPQSLQDLQGLESLNLSNNHFTGHILPSLGNLKYLESLDLFQNELSGKIPQQLLQLGFLSILNVSFNHLDGHIPQGKQFNTFESNSYLGNPGLCGKPMSKECGKFKVLLPPTSSNEYKSLMPSDIIDWMVILLEVV; this is encoded by the coding sequence ATGGAAGCCTTAGCTCTTAGGTACAATGAAATTGAAGGCCTGGTACCAAACTGGATTTGGAATAATAGCCAAGAAACATTACAAATGATTGACCTGGCAAACAACTTCATCACTGGCTTTGATCAGCATCCCCAGTTACTCCCATGGGTTTGTTTGGAATTCTTTGACATGTCATATAATAAGCTACAAGGGAGGCTTCCAATGTCTCCACACACCATAGTTGCTTATGATGTCTCAAACAATTATTTGAATGGAGAAATACCACCATGGATATGTGAACTAAAATTCCTTCAATTCCTAGATTTGTCTTCTAACAAGATGACCGGAACCCTTCCTTCTTGTTTTGGCAACTTGTACAATTCGCTGTCGGTTTTAGATCTGAAACAAAATAGTTTTCATGGGCCAATGATGAATACATGTACGCAAGGAAGCCCTTTGAAGAAGATTGATTTGAGTGAAAATCAATTTAGTGGTCAGGTGTCAAAATCTTTGGCTGATTGTATCAAATTAGAGTTTCTCTCTCTTGCAGCCAATTCTTTTGAAGATGTTTTTCCGCTTTGGTTGGGAACTCTTCCCGACCTACAAGTGCTCATTTTGAGGTCCAATAAATTTTATGGTGCAATTCAAGGTCTCTCAAGTATTAGCCCGCTGTTTCTCAAGCTACGGATCATAGACATTTCCAATAACGGCTTTAGTGGTCAATTGCCTCACAAGTCATTCCAAACTTGGAATGCAATGAAATCTGTTTACCAGGGCAGATCAGCTGCTATGGGATCCGTCATTCCCTTCACTTCATTTGGGACTTTTCCGTTTACATACTCGATGACGTTAACAACCAAAGGTGTCAAGTTAGAGTACAAGAAAATTCTGAACATCTTCGTAGCCATCGATCTCTCATGTAACAACTTTGAAGGGCAAATCCCACAATCACTCCAAGATCTTCAAGGACTCGAATCTCTTAATCTTTCCAACAACCATTTTACCGGTCATATCTTGCCGTCTTTGGGAAACCTAAAATACCTTGAATCTTTGGATCTTTTCCAAAATGAGCTATCAGGAAAAATCCCTCAACAATTGTTGCAACTTGGTTTCCTTTCTATTCTGAATGTGTCCTTCAACCACCTTGATGGGCACATACCACAAGGGAAACAATTCAACACATTCGAGAGCAATTCCTACTTGGGTAATCCCGGATTGTGTGGAAAACCAATGTCTAAGGAATGTGGAAAGTTCAAGGTATTACTTCCCCCGACAAGTAGCAATGAGTATAAGTCTCTCATGCCTAGTGACATAATTGATTGGATGGTGATACTATTGGAAGTGGTTTGA